In Musa acuminata AAA Group cultivar baxijiao chromosome BXJ2-8, Cavendish_Baxijiao_AAA, whole genome shotgun sequence, one genomic interval encodes:
- the LOC103973842 gene encoding GRF1-interacting factor 3 isoform X2, with amino-acid sequence MAFEEEYLDENKQLILAILENQNLGKLAECAQYQAQLQKNLLYLAAIADAQPNAPAVRPQMMMHGSIPQAGHYIQQAPVFPPGAPPQYNPQQMQEQQMHQFEGMVFPGQVAMRPGAVNGIHNMQTEPRPRTGTSSGAVDRRGNKQDANAGEVAAADSHRSSGSEHGSGDADQLHVKRPEEAKMS; translated from the exons TACCTGGATGAAAACAAGCAACTTATTTTAGCAATATTGGAAAATCAGAATTTGGGAAAGCTAGCTGAATGTGCTCA GTATCAAGCCCAGCTTCAAAAAAATCTTTTGTACCTGGCTGCAATTGCGGATGCCCAACCTAATGCACCTGCTGTACGTCCTCAG ATGATGATGCACGGCTCAATACCACAGGCAGGCCATTACATTCAGCAGGCACCGGTTTTCCCTCCCGGAGCTCCCCCACAATATAACCCACAACAAATGCAAGAGCAGCAGATGCACCAATTCGAAGGAATGGTGTTCCCAGGGCAGGTGGCCATGAGACCGGGGGCAGTCAATGGTATTCACAACATGCAAACTGAGCCACGTCCAAGGACTGGCACTTCTAGCGGCGCAGTTGATAGACGTGGGAATAAGCAAGATGCAAATGCTGGTGAGGTGGCTGCTGCCGACAGCCATCGGAGCTCAGGATCTGAGCATGGCAGTGGGGATGCTGACCAACTGCATGTCAAAAGGCCAGAGGAGGCTAAAATGTCATGA